From the genome of Halobellus litoreus, one region includes:
- a CDS encoding DUF7266 family protein, translated as MSRREGATGRGRGGGRTRGRAADAPGSDRAVSITVNYVIALSITAVLISGLLIGAGTYVENQRDQVVREELAVVAEQLAAGIDDADRLARTAADPGVRVGVDLPRRVAGESYRVEVTELSAPGSQPGRYELTLRSAGSGVSVTLTVSTLEPMTETSVNGGWVVVELDTVGGTDTLVVADGDPSGRLSLSRSTGGIRV; from the coding sequence ATGAGCCGGCGCGAGGGGGCGACGGGCCGCGGACGCGGCGGCGGTCGGACGCGCGGACGCGCCGCGGACGCCCCCGGATCCGACCGCGCGGTCTCGATCACTGTCAACTACGTCATCGCGTTGAGCATCACCGCCGTCCTGATCTCGGGGCTCCTCATCGGGGCCGGCACGTACGTCGAGAACCAGCGCGACCAGGTCGTCCGCGAGGAACTGGCGGTCGTCGCCGAGCAACTCGCCGCCGGCATCGACGACGCCGACCGACTCGCTCGGACGGCCGCCGACCCCGGCGTCCGCGTCGGCGTCGACCTCCCGCGACGGGTCGCCGGCGAGTCCTACCGCGTCGAGGTCACCGAACTCTCGGCCCCCGGCTCACAGCCGGGGCGATACGAACTCACCCTCCGGTCTGCGGGCTCCGGCGTGAGCGTCACACTTACCGTCTCGACGCTCGAACCGATGACCGAAACGTCCGTGAACGGCGGCTGGGTCGTCGTCGAACTCGACACAGTCGGGGGGACGGACACGCTCGTCGTGGCCGACGGCGACCCGTCGGGGCGGCTGTCGCTGTCGCGGTCGACTGGGGGGATACGAGTATGA
- a CDS encoding DUF7287 family protein encodes MTRPSAADASPSATAETGAISDGSIPRTPFDRGRDGGDDRAQTTIDFAIGVGLFLLVVAFVVAFVPTVFAPFESAEGPQTADRIGTSLAADRLGDPADPYVLNSTCTEGFFAQLQGDGPALSTCRFDTSATTTRGMFALDGTRNANVSIRTLGAGGGVEQLDGTRLTAGPPLPETRSVTSARRVVSIDGDPYRLLVRVW; translated from the coding sequence ATGACCCGGCCGAGCGCGGCGGACGCGTCGCCGTCGGCGACGGCCGAGACGGGAGCCATCTCGGATGGTTCAATCCCCCGAACGCCGTTCGATCGCGGTCGCGACGGCGGCGACGACCGCGCCCAGACGACGATCGACTTCGCGATCGGCGTCGGGCTGTTCCTCCTCGTCGTCGCGTTCGTCGTCGCGTTCGTCCCCACGGTGTTCGCGCCGTTCGAGAGCGCGGAGGGGCCGCAGACGGCCGACCGGATCGGGACGTCGCTCGCGGCTGACCGCCTCGGCGACCCCGCGGACCCGTACGTGTTGAACAGCACGTGCACGGAGGGGTTCTTCGCGCAGTTGCAGGGCGACGGACCCGCGCTCTCGACGTGTCGGTTCGACACGAGCGCGACGACGACGAGGGGGATGTTCGCGCTCGATGGGACGCGAAACGCCAACGTTTCGATCAGGACCCTCGGTGCGGGCGGCGGTGTCGAACAGCTCGACGGGACGCGGCTCACGGCCGGCCCGCCGCTCCCCGAGACGCGATCCGTCACCTCGGCGCGGCGCGTCGTCTCGATCGACGGCGACCCGTACCGGCTGCTCGTGAGGGTGTGGTGA
- a CDS encoding DUF7261 family protein encodes MADVRSHADSDSVGDENAGATAPRFERRSRVRRAVDRDRGQRSRVRPAADRDRGQLLLVGALALAVLFVALALLLNTAIYTGNLATRDAGVDAAPAVEYVSDSRAAGVEAIRSVNYRNNTDHAELNAAFRATVARWDGLASHHRAVAGDLAAVEVANVTNGTRIGQDDASREFTSAGGDANWTVAADAELSGVRSMRFSVEESALAAGPSDAFHVNVTSDGATRSLYVYENGGDAEIRVVDDGTELSSRSFDPGADGTVAIDVSNGSVDGTPYAELETVIDVDDDTEIEYVNGDMAGGTYTMVLDEDAANGAALSTPGSGEPYATPAIYAATFEVTYRTSDLDYEAGIEVRPE; translated from the coding sequence ATGGCGGATGTGAGATCGCACGCCGACTCGGATTCGGTCGGCGACGAAAACGCGGGTGCGACCGCCCCCCGATTCGAGCGGCGCTCACGCGTGCGACGTGCCGTCGACCGCGACCGCGGCCAACGCTCACGCGTGCGACCCGCCGCCGACCGCGACCGCGGCCAACTCCTCCTCGTCGGCGCGCTCGCGCTCGCGGTGCTCTTCGTCGCGCTCGCGCTCCTGCTGAACACCGCCATCTACACCGGGAACCTGGCGACACGAGACGCCGGCGTCGACGCGGCCCCGGCTGTCGAGTACGTCTCCGACTCCCGCGCGGCCGGCGTGGAGGCCATTCGATCGGTGAACTACCGGAACAACACCGACCACGCCGAACTGAACGCGGCGTTCCGCGCGACGGTCGCGCGGTGGGACGGCCTGGCGAGCCACCACAGAGCCGTCGCCGGCGACCTCGCGGCGGTCGAGGTGGCGAACGTCACGAACGGGACGCGAATCGGGCAGGACGACGCCTCACGGGAGTTCACCAGCGCCGGCGGCGACGCGAACTGGACCGTCGCCGCCGACGCCGAACTCTCGGGCGTCCGCTCGATGCGATTTTCTGTCGAGGAGTCGGCGCTCGCGGCCGGCCCGTCCGACGCCTTCCACGTGAACGTCACTTCCGACGGGGCGACGCGGAGCCTCTACGTGTACGAGAACGGCGGTGACGCGGAGATCCGGGTCGTCGACGACGGCACGGAGCTGTCGTCCCGCTCGTTCGACCCGGGTGCCGACGGCACGGTCGCGATCGACGTCTCCAACGGATCGGTCGACGGGACGCCCTACGCCGAACTGGAGACCGTGATCGACGTCGACGACGACACCGAAATCGAGTACGTCAACGGCGATATGGCCGGCGGCACGTACACGATGGTCCTCGACGAGGACGCCGCGAACGGCGCGGCGCTCTCGACGCCGGGCTCGGGGGAGCCGTACGCCACGCCGGCGATCTACGCCGCGACGTTCGAGGTCACCTACCGCACGTCGGATCTCGACTACGAGGCCGGAATCGAGGTGCGACCGGAATGA
- a CDS encoding metallophosphoesterase family protein encodes MVRLLLLGDLHLSTTGPPIPPAVPDLETLDVDAVVSIGDVIDDNADHADGPEAGARYERRGRAFFERLNGLGVPVLAVPGNHDPIACTRRLADGLANVDVLHRADQDDAWAGTATVEGVRFVGWGCEQFDLTPAFAYDEYPGIVADLETAASPRRAATRTATAVESVVSRFLDGRLDAEAAAAELGVEPGRRSTCADELEALADEFEELREQLDGGSAPTVLLAHESPFHVAFDYHHAADDTAGQLHRGSIPIKMAIAAAAPDVVCCGHMHRRGRDVVETTGGHADVYNPGSPGASIVEIDETGALRVVD; translated from the coding sequence ATGGTCCGACTGCTGCTGCTGGGCGACCTGCACCTGAGCACCACCGGACCACCGATCCCGCCGGCCGTCCCCGACCTGGAAACACTCGACGTCGACGCGGTGGTTTCGATCGGCGACGTTATCGACGACAACGCCGATCACGCCGACGGTCCGGAGGCCGGAGCGAGGTACGAGCGCCGCGGGCGGGCGTTCTTCGAGCGGTTGAACGGGCTCGGCGTTCCCGTCCTGGCCGTTCCGGGGAACCACGACCCGATCGCGTGTACGCGCCGGCTCGCCGACGGGCTAGCGAACGTCGACGTGCTCCATCGCGCGGACCAGGACGACGCGTGGGCGGGAACAGCGACGGTCGAAGGAGTGCGTTTCGTCGGCTGGGGGTGCGAACAGTTCGATCTGACGCCCGCGTTCGCCTACGATGAGTATCCCGGGATCGTCGCCGACCTGGAGACGGCGGCGAGCCCACGGCGGGCCGCGACCCGGACCGCGACCGCGGTCGAATCGGTCGTCAGCCGGTTCCTCGACGGCCGGCTGGACGCCGAAGCAGCCGCCGCCGAACTCGGTGTCGAACCGGGCCGTCGATCGACGTGTGCCGACGAACTCGAGGCGCTCGCCGATGAGTTTGAAGAACTCAGAGAGCAGCTCGACGGCGGCTCGGCACCGACCGTGCTGCTCGCCCACGAATCGCCGTTCCACGTCGCGTTCGATTACCACCACGCCGCGGACGACACAGCGGGACAGCTCCACCGGGGGTCCATTCCGATCAAGATGGCCATCGCCGCCGCCGCGCCCGACGTCGTCTGCTGCGGACATATGCACCGCCGTGGACGGGACGTCGTCGAAACGACTGGGGGTCACGCCGACGTATACAACCCCGGTAGCCCCGGCGCGTCGATCGTCGAAATCGATGAGACGGGTGCGCTTCGCGTCGTCGACTGA
- a CDS encoding DUF7289 family protein: MRRDADRFRRGSRNGTDRGVSETISFVLVFSLVIASVGTVYAVGVSELEATRDAERVENAQRAFDVLADNVRDVIEGAPSRGTEVKLADATVRSVDDARMNVTVDPAGEAPRFWEFSSSPLVYDAATGGEIRLSHGAVVRDSDRGGASVVRGPPLIVDDDRVHLTLLRQEHVGSAAIGGSQTVRIRTAGSRARRFYDADGVAHDVRVNVTTPYTDAWARQYESSGFDCTEASEPSANASGRISCSVSDVDRVTVVWIRVTTSFE; this comes from the coding sequence ATGCGACGCGATGCCGACCGTTTCCGCCGCGGATCACGCAACGGGACCGACCGTGGGGTGAGCGAGACGATCAGTTTCGTGCTCGTTTTCTCGCTGGTCATCGCGTCGGTCGGGACCGTCTACGCGGTCGGCGTCTCGGAACTCGAGGCGACCCGCGACGCGGAGCGCGTCGAGAACGCCCAGCGTGCCTTCGACGTCCTCGCGGACAACGTCCGCGACGTGATCGAGGGCGCGCCGAGCCGCGGGACCGAGGTGAAACTCGCCGACGCGACGGTGCGCTCGGTGGACGACGCCAGGATGAACGTGACGGTCGATCCGGCCGGGGAGGCGCCGCGGTTCTGGGAGTTCTCGTCGTCGCCGCTCGTCTACGACGCCGCCACCGGCGGGGAGATCAGACTCAGCCACGGTGCCGTGGTCCGCGACAGCGACCGGGGCGGCGCGTCGGTCGTTCGCGGGCCGCCGCTGATCGTCGACGACGACCGGGTGCACCTCACGCTGCTCAGGCAGGAACACGTCGGCTCCGCCGCGATCGGCGGGTCACAGACCGTCCGCATCCGGACCGCCGGCAGCAGAGCGCGCCGCTTCTACGACGCGGACGGCGTCGCGCACGACGTTCGGGTGAACGTCACGACTCCCTACACCGACGCGTGGGCGAGACAGTACGAATCGAGCGGGTTCGACTGCACGGAAGCCAGCGAACCGAGCGCGAACGCCTCCGGGCGGATCTCCTGTTCCGTCTCCGACGTCGACCGGGTGACCGTCGTCTGGATTCGGGTGACGACGTCGTTCGAGTGA
- a CDS encoding DUF7289 family protein encodes MTNRAQSSNIGLVLLLALTITGAGVVVGLGSSALADVQEQTSIDRAEHAMTMLDARTAVVGLGEGSVQTVRLGRGDGDYAVESESGWLRIEHANYTDGETEEIYNASLGSVSYRRSGTTVAYQGGGVWRQGNGGTSMVSPPEFHYRGTTLTLPVLRIRSTDAASGDTTATIRRSDELTRVFPNESDTYDATAEPYENPVRNGTASVTVHSRYYEGWADYFRTRTTGNVSVDDDERTATVVLETTSIVGAFPLPEKDGSVQVRGVAGDHSVTDFETSIKIGNGNGNGNGGGTANNLYVSFYVEEGDRAYEAAVALPTGIGNYCKNGPDDVDLRMDVYYHDESTSEGVHRWTDDDISSISGPVQLACEDGNPVIQIDFTSTAQDLTYGSSSVDEDTAIDWDALDDGPDPNPTTFAHDGDDGENTTYDYGDDQNLRILTRHYLAMFGPDFKLRVHHGPGNSGTARIDVADSGGVLRYDTIEDGSYITYLHVTENNVTVALD; translated from the coding sequence ATGACGAATCGCGCGCAGTCGTCGAACATCGGACTGGTCTTACTCTTGGCGCTGACGATCACCGGTGCGGGCGTGGTCGTCGGGCTCGGGTCGTCGGCGCTGGCCGACGTCCAGGAGCAGACGTCGATCGACCGAGCCGAGCACGCGATGACGATGCTCGACGCCCGGACCGCGGTCGTCGGACTCGGAGAGGGCTCCGTCCAGACCGTCCGCCTCGGCCGCGGCGACGGTGACTACGCCGTCGAATCCGAGAGCGGGTGGCTCCGGATCGAGCACGCGAACTACACCGACGGCGAGACCGAGGAGATCTACAACGCCTCGCTCGGTTCCGTCTCGTACCGACGCAGCGGAACGACGGTCGCGTATCAGGGCGGCGGCGTCTGGCGACAGGGGAACGGCGGGACGTCGATGGTGTCGCCGCCGGAGTTCCACTACCGCGGGACGACGCTGACGCTGCCCGTGCTCCGCATCCGTTCGACGGACGCCGCGAGCGGCGACACGACGGCGACGATCCGCCGCTCCGACGAGTTAACCCGGGTGTTCCCCAACGAGTCCGACACCTACGACGCGACGGCCGAACCGTACGAAAACCCCGTCAGAAACGGGACCGCCTCCGTCACGGTCCACAGCCGGTACTACGAGGGCTGGGCCGACTACTTCCGAACCCGGACGACCGGCAACGTCTCCGTCGACGACGACGAACGGACCGCGACGGTCGTCCTCGAAACCACGAGCATCGTCGGCGCGTTCCCGCTCCCCGAGAAGGACGGGAGCGTTCAGGTCCGCGGCGTCGCTGGGGACCATTCGGTGACCGACTTCGAAACCTCGATCAAGATCGGGAACGGGAACGGCAACGGAAACGGCGGCGGCACGGCTAACAACCTCTACGTCTCGTTCTACGTCGAGGAGGGTGACAGAGCCTACGAGGCGGCCGTCGCGCTCCCGACCGGGATCGGAAACTACTGCAAGAACGGCCCCGACGACGTGGACCTGCGGATGGACGTCTACTACCACGACGAGTCGACGTCGGAGGGGGTTCACCGGTGGACGGACGACGACATCTCTTCGATCTCCGGACCGGTCCAACTCGCCTGCGAGGACGGTAATCCGGTGATTCAGATCGACTTCACGAGCACTGCGCAGGATCTCACCTACGGGTCGAGCAGCGTCGACGAGGACACCGCGATCGACTGGGACGCCCTCGACGACGGCCCGGATCCGAACCCGACGACGTTCGCGCACGACGGCGACGACGGCGAGAACACCACCTACGACTACGGCGACGACCAGAACCTCCGGATCCTCACGCGGCACTACCTCGCGATGTTCGGGCCGGATTTCAAACTCCGCGTCCACCACGGGCCGGGCAACAGCGGGACCGCTCGGATCGACGTGGCCGACTCCGGCGGCGTGCTCCGCTACGATACGATCGAGGACGGCTCCTACATCACCTACCTCCACGTCACGGAGAACAACGTGACGGTGGCGTTGGACTGA
- a CDS encoding DUF7288 family protein: MDRGQAHTLEAITAAMILVSSLVFALQVTAVTPLTGSTSSQHIENQQGAVAEGVLATAEENGTLVPTLLYWNESAGNWHGATSDGYVRGPPPTTFGGVLERAFLQQGIAFDLTLYYVDDDGDRQRVPVVDLGDPSDHASTARRLVTLSDDDRLREPDESPSATTLENASYVVDDQDADQALYSVVEVELVVWRM, from the coding sequence ATGGACCGCGGCCAGGCCCACACGCTGGAGGCGATCACCGCCGCGATGATCCTCGTCTCCAGTCTCGTCTTCGCCCTGCAGGTGACGGCCGTGACGCCGCTGACCGGCAGCACGTCCAGTCAGCACATCGAGAACCAGCAGGGGGCCGTCGCCGAGGGCGTCCTCGCGACGGCCGAGGAGAACGGGACGCTCGTGCCGACGCTCCTGTACTGGAACGAGTCAGCGGGTAACTGGCACGGGGCCACGAGCGACGGCTACGTCCGCGGCCCGCCGCCGACGACGTTCGGGGGCGTTCTCGAACGGGCATTCCTCCAACAGGGGATCGCCTTCGACCTCACGCTGTACTACGTCGACGACGACGGCGATCGACAGCGGGTTCCCGTCGTCGACCTCGGCGACCCGAGCGATCACGCCTCGACGGCGCGCCGGCTCGTGACGCTCTCGGACGACGACCGGCTGCGGGAACCGGACGAGTCGCCGTCGGCGACGACGCTCGAAAACGCCTCGTACGTCGTCGACGACCAGGACGCCGACCAGGCGCTGTACTCGGTCGTGGAGGTGGAGCTCGTCGTATGGCGGATGTGA